The Bradysia coprophila strain Holo2 unplaced genomic scaffold, BU_Bcop_v1 contig_70, whole genome shotgun sequence genome contains a region encoding:
- the LOC119083863 gene encoding uncharacterized protein LOC119083863 — protein sequence MSHRYIVFRKDRSSSTIDAIQGGGVLIAVRNNIQCEEVSCPEMNDLEAICVRISLATGSLFLYALYIQPTADISIYRSHVAAINAVRRNITSSDTFQVLGDFNLYNVEWHENDDGFDYIPVVGESMCARSIIAREVSSTMSDQGLFQMSSFANVSGNILDLIYTDAPELCVINQAEFRMLPASMSDVDHIPLSCMIECCPIVDPTVSDESDSVFCFKKADYDAINAHLSDTVILQDCAPNVNESVTTLYANIYDTFDKFVPRATIRSSSNPKWYTKQLLHLKNVRNKQFKKLSAERKHQLSSGISTVLDDREFLQAKDDYEALRTELHSNFIREKSHCIKTDPKSFWRHINSKRKSNSLPAIVELNGKKATTNAEKSHIFAEYFQSVYVEHPNDPSILDFINARNDNNCHDIASTQELVKFVLSGLDVNKGSGHDGVSSLFLRKCAINLAGPLNIIFNQSLTEKRYPDAFKIGQLTPVYKSGRKTDVTNYRGVNVMPNLAKVFERVVFMQMKLVIPHDIELSQHAFIPGRNIESNLMELSVVAHDAFDQNAQLDTFNVDISKAFDKVAAMKLIRKMAMFPISNSLLLWFISYLTSRVQYVLIGKDRSKTFIVLSGVGQGSILGVFLFLMFFNDSDVRMTGIFCLNFADDKKIASIIKSEKDALNLQAAINLFFKWCSDNGMEINRVKSKIITYTLKTKPIIFYYTLDGQIIQRTNSIFDLGVLTNTRMNFNSHHEYVSNKSKSVLNFVKRQRQFLDDDATKIVYKALVRSNLEFAACIWSPHFATHRRTIESTQKQFVMFLNGDHLNRSDNDYVLSPYVERCAGLDLQTLIRRRTNACILFIHSLITGKINSPTLRSRITLNSRSTRHNGMIFIRACRTSRSFNSPFNNACRMFNAVSNIIDPTLPHNLFRNALYRLPDSNLTNFLRM from the coding sequence ATGAGTCACCGTTACATTGTATTCCGTAAAGATCGATCATCATCGACCATTGATGCGATCCAAGGTGGCGGAGTACTGATTGCTGTTCGGAATAATATTCAATGTGAGGAAGTTTCATGTCCGGAAATGAATGATTTGGAAGCGATTTGCGTACGAATCTCTTTGGCTACAGGCAGCTTGTTCCTATACGCATTATACATTCAACCGACTGCTGACATCTCTATTTATAGATCGCATGTTGCTGCCATAAATGCAGTAAGGCGAAACATAACAAGCTCAGATACGTTCCAAGTTTTGGGTGACTTCAATCTGTATAATGTTGAATGGCATGAAAACGACGATGGATTCGACTACATTCCAGTCGTTGGTGAATCTATGTGTGCCAGATCAATTATCGCTCGAGAAGTTTCGTCAACGATGTCCGACCAAGGACTATTTCAAATGTCATCATTCGCTAATGTCAGCGGCAACATTCTTGACCTCATATACACCGACGCTCCCGAATTGTGTGTGATCAACCAAGCCGAATTCAGAATGCTTCCCGCCTCGATGAGCGACGTTGATCACATTCCCCTCTCGTGTATGATTGAATGCTGTCCCATTGTTGATCCAACTGTCTCCGATGAGTCAGATTCGGTGTTCTGTTTCAAGAAAGCGGACTATGATGCAATAAACGCACATTTATCAGATACTGTTATACTCCAAGACTGTGCTCCGAACGTAAACGAATCGGTAACCACTTTGTATGCGAACATCTATGACACCTTCGATAAGTTTGTTCCCCGTGCCACGATCCGCTCATCCAGCAATCCGAAATGGTACACCAAGCAGCTGCtacatctgaaaaatgttcgtAATAAACAATTCAAGAAACTAAGTGCAGAACGTAAACATCAGCTATCGAGTGGCATCTCAACTGTCCTAGACGATCGTGAATTCCTGCAAGCGAAGGATGACTACGAAGCGCTCAGAACAGAACTGCACAGTAATTTCATACGTGAAAAATCCCACTGCATTAAAACAGACCCAAAATCGTTCTGGCGTCATATCAATTCCAAACGTAAATCGAACAGTCTACCAGCTATCGTTGAACTGAACGGTAAAAAAGCAACTACGAATGCCGAAAAATCACATATATTCGCCGAATACTTCCAGAGTGTTTACGTTGAGCACCCGAATGATCCATCGATACTTGATTTCATCAATGCACGAAATGACAACAACTGTCACGACATCGCGTCAACGCAAGAACTTGTGAAATTCGTACTTAGTGGACTGGATGTGAACAAAGGCAGCGGACACGATGGAGTTTCATCGCTCTTCCTACGTAAATGTGCAATCAATCTGGCTGGCCCGTTAAACATTATCTTCAATCAATCATTAACCGAAAAGCGTTACCCCGACGCATTCAAAATTGGTCAACTGACTCCCGTCTACAAATCAGGTCGAAAAACTGACGTTACAAACTACAGAGGAGTGAACGTGATGCCGAATCTTGCCAAAGTGTTCGAACGAGTAGTTTTCATGCAGATGAAACTAGTAATTCCTCATGACATCGAATTATCTCAACACGCATTCATTCCTGGTCGAAAcattgaatcaaatttaatggAACTTAGTGTCGTTGCCCACGATGCCTTCGATCAAAACGCACAGCTCGATACATTCAACGTCGACATTAGCAAAGCTTTCGACAAGGTCGCTGCGATGAAGCTTATCCGCAAAATGGCTATGTTTCCGATATCGAATTCGCTTTTGCTGTGGTTCATTTCGTACCTGACCTCCAGAGTTCAATATGTGCTTATTGGGAAAGACAGATCAAAAACATTCATCGTCCTCTCTGGCGTTGGCCAAGGATCTATTTTGGGAGTTTTCTTGTTCCTGATGTTCTTCAATGACTCAGACGTGCGTATGACTGGTATTTTCTGCCTCAATTTCGccgatgacaaaaaaattgcttcAATTATCAAGTCGGAGAAGGATGCACTCAACCTCCAAGCTGccatcaatttgtttttcaaatggTGCAGCGACAATGGCATGGAAATCAACCGAGTcaagtccaaaattatcacaTACACATTGAAGACCAAGCCGATAATTTTTTACTACACGTTGGATGGTCAAATTATTCAACGAACGAACAGCATTTTCGATCTTGGCGTCTTGACGAACACTAGAATGAACTTCAACTCCCATCACGAATATGTGAGCAATAAATCCAAATCTGTGCTGAACTTCGTGAAACGACAACGACAATTTCTCGACGACGATGCCACCAAAATAGTTTACAAAGCCTTAGTACGATCGAATTTAGAATTCGCTGCCTGTATCTGGTCACCACACTTTGCAACGCATCGGAGAACGATAGAGAGCACACAGAAACAATTCGTTATGTTCCTGAATGGTGATCATCTTAACAGATCTGACAATGACTACGTACTGAGTCCATATGTTGAAAGATGTGCTGGATTAGATCTACAAACGTTGATCCGGCGCAGAACGAATGCGTGCATACTCTTCATCCATTCTCTGATCACCGGAAAGATTAACTCACCGACACTTCGTTCACGTATTACACTGAACTCAAGATCAACGAGACACAATGGTATGATATTCATTCGAGCGTGTAGGACGAGTCGATCGTTCAACTCCCCATTCAACAACGCCTGTCGTATGTTCAATGCCGTTTCGAACATTATCGATCCCACATTACCACACAACCTCTTCCGCAATGCCTTGTATCGACTACCAGACTCCAACCTGACTAATTTCTTACGAATGTGA
- the LOC119083878 gene encoding uncharacterized protein LOC119083878, with product MTRSTSFVNDIKIETVNAKFATSILNETLTKLALVQCAERASNRGHDEKLKDTTTATTKKFTKDLTNIRLTFHKVISDLREHRNFMDFSGVSAAESESNFLLEYAANNVVLNEQCAAIQELQKDIANFHEPTSTVDESMLKCAIQNRFIKKWEKARRDQNDHYNRMLVNSLENEVRTYARNIEDEKRCMLEIETYSQAEMDIHKAESIQWTEKFYVDLNKTEIDIQVALADLDRTKLNYEKTCEAITVRVQEMIDFVALKEERASQKDSAMMKFLEKHREHLLAKCRIFSESI from the exons ATGACCAGATCAACCAGTTTTGTGAATGacatcaaaattgaaacagtTAATGCCAAATTTGCCActtcaattttgaatgaaacttTAACCAAATTAGCTCTGGTACAATGCGCTGAACGTGCAAGTAATCGAGGACATGACGAGAAACTCAAAGATACCACCACAGCAACGACAAAGAAATTTACGAAAGATTTGACCAACATACGGCTAACGTTTCACAAAGTTATCAGCGATCTGAGAGAACATCGAAATTTCATGGACTTTAGTGGAGTTTCGGCCGCTGAAAGTGAATCAAACTTTCTGTTGGAATATGCTGCGAACAATGTGGTGCTAAATGAGCAATGTGCAGCGATACAGGAACTTCAGAAGGATATTGCCAATTTTCATGAACCCACATCCACGGTGGAC GAGAGCATGCTAAAGTGTGCCATTCAAAACAGATTTATCAAAAAGTGGGAGAAAGCGAGACGAGATCAAAATGACCACTACAATCGGATGCTCGTCAACAGTCTAGAAAATGAAGTCAGGACTTATGCAAGGAATATTGAGGATGAAAAGCGATGTATGCTTGAAATCGAAACGTATAGTCAGGCTGAAATGGACATCCACAAGGCAGAGAGTATACAGTGGACGGAGAAATTTTACGTCGATCTAAACAAAACGGAGATCGACATACAAGTAGCATTAGCCGATTTAGACCGAACGAAACTCAATTATGAGAAGACGTGTGAAGCGATAACAGTTCGTGTGCAGGAAATGATCGATTTTGTTGCTCTGAAAGAAGAGCGGGCTTCGCAGAAGGACAGTGCTATGATGAAGTTTCTCGAAAAGCATCGAGAGCATTTGCTTGCAAAATGTcgaattttcagtgaatcCATTTGA